In Dermacentor andersoni chromosome 11, qqDerAnde1_hic_scaffold, whole genome shotgun sequence, the sequence tgtattaagaaatgccctttgctaagcgcctgcgaacaattggcgcttgtagctcgcgaccactagagaaaaaggcgcgcgcggcatttggctcctgcgcgcgcgaggagtggcttcgctgcagagctggatcacgacGGCGGACTTATGCACAaatctgctccctgcgggagcatatacaggaacactattccGGAACTACCGGAGGCGACGCCGCTGCAGTAACGCCGCCGCCGCCTTCCCGCACCGGCaggccgtgacgtcacggattttgacgGCACCTGACTGCATTGTATCCTAGAAGAGCCACAAAGTTAGAAAGTTTCGAGAGCTTTTGCTGAACCACAACGGCCGAAATGCTGAAAAAGGACTTTACAATCCGTGGCGGCACGCTGACGTAGCCAACCTagagtttcggcgcgaaattcaataaTGATTCTTTCACCGTCATTTCGCCTGCTAATAGTCAACCTATTGCCGCGAAATTAACCAGCGTAGAGCTCTTCAAGCATACCATTCTGATTCAGTGTTTCTGTTCAGTGTCCTAAAGCATTTATGCGTACTTCCGCATGCAATCGACTTTATATCCGGGATGGATATTTCACTTGATCGCTTCCGAGTTAATTTGAAATGAATTGAAGGAAATGTAAATTATAAGACGCAGGACAGTAGGCGGTCCTGAGGGCTGGGGGTGGAAGTGGGCTAATGAAACTTGCAGGGGCGTGCACCTCTACTGCGATCCTTCCCTCCCACTCTCCCAACTTTTCACACACAACTCCGATCGGTTATAACGTCACCGACCCGCAGCTGCCACTGATTCACTGGGCGTCTTCTGAAATGAGAAACGAGTGAAAGGCGAACACATGTGATGCGATCAAGACGATGATGACGATAACTGCAAGCAGATGGAAGCGCtaatcgagataagcaagatacgtttagagtactggtaagaaagaaaaagaaaagcagggaacAGATTGACAGGGCCGAATCCGTTACAGACAtagctagcggtaagagggagatttttgaaggaaaagaagaagattaaggagatgtatacaaacgCGCTAGAATGAAaatcatgtatagcatacctgattattAACTCAAGCAGACTGGGTGACTATTTGtgactgccccgtttcaaagggtatgccaataaatcatcccATCAACATGGTGCTTTTGCTGTTATCGTTTGAAGCAACGGTGTGCATCCGCTAGCTAGCATATCATTTCAGCCATCAGGCTCGAACAACCGCtgttaagaggaatctttagctcaggtccaactccgacgcggcctattcaaatacatgtaaaacgcaaaaacgtttttctgagatagctcctgcaccgattttaatgaaatttgttgcatttgagagagaaagttaagttctagtgactgttcgaagcggaatttcgatttagagcttaaattttgtTTAAAAGATTTTAGAAAACTCGAAAgcttgaaagaaatagaagcacgaagtttacgaattcatagccctgcatcaagaacagatatcgcggttctgtaaacggcatccattagatcattcaaagcggacaaattcgatatgtcattttacatatcacgtgaatttgttacgttggtgacaagggttctgcaaaagctgtatttccatattactaaattttttgttttatattcatgtgtgacatatcaattttgtcctctttagatgtgctattatatgcaagtcacagaattgtattatcatttttcattgttgagttacagggttgtaaacttgatagcatggtgttttgcaaaatttcaatttttgacaatttttaataaaatattgacaacctgactcaaaaattcgaaaccaacagtcactagatattaagtttttcttttaaatgcaacaaacctcgtcaaatttggtgcagtggttgccgagaaaaacgaattctccttttacatgtatttagataggagcacccgagctaaaacttcctcttaaccTGCATACTTACAGCTATAATcacgtatttaaaaaaaaaaaaaaaaaactagattgCCGAATTATATAAACGGCTTCTCActgtatttcttgatttcaagaaTGAGCTTCATTATATCATGCACGGCatttttgttaaataaaaaagCAAGGTATATATGTGGTCTTTGAGGGGTGGCTCAGCAACTTTTAGACAGCTACGAGACCAATCGCTGCCAGTATATCTGCATTGGCTAAAGCAGAATTCTTCCGCGAACAGGATCCACAAAATACGGTGTATCTCGAGGTTCGATTGTGGGACCCATATTATTTTTGCTTTACGCAAGTGACTTCATTAGCATTCCGTTAACACACTAAGTAATTCAATATgcagacgacacaggcattttttttttctggagaaaaCGGGCATAGCTTCGGAAAGAGAACAGAATGCCTGGTTCGTGCAACTATATCTGCTTGGATAAATTCACATAAACTGCACCTAAACACTCGTAAAACAAAGTATATTGTTTTTCTAGCAAAGAAACAAAGCTACCTTATGCCCTTCAAACTGCAATATGAAACAGAAGttttctggcttttttttttgtgagaataTTAGTTGGAACATACACGTAACGACCTACGTCCATCCATCTCAACATGCTTTTCCTGTATACGAACATTACCTGACCCATAGGGCTTAAAATCGCGCTATAATATTCTCTGACACAATCCCTTTTGCAGTATTGCCTCCTTGTCTGCGTGGTGTTCCACGTAACAGCGTAACTTTCACATATTACATAAGCTACAGAAACGTGGAATTCGAATTATTTATGGGCTACAAAGAACTGATCCCAATTTGCCTTATTTTATTAGAGCTGAAGTAATGCACCTAATCGATCTTAAGCTCGTTCTGACCCTGCAGAACTTAGCAACCGGTTTCTGAAACAACAGGCTTTCAACTTTAGAAATTCACATTTTGTTAACCCTTGAATAGATTGCAGTTGGAACAAAGCTGACAACGTATGTCATCGCATTGCTTCTGAACAAGTTACCGTTTATTTTTCACCAAGTCCGTAATATCAAGACGTCccaagttggaaaaaaaaaattcgcaaatGTACTTACTGTTATGTATGCCACTTTAAAAGTGTTTTCTGGTGTTATTTATTGTTTATTATTTTCACGTATGTTACCACCGCGTTTCCCCTGTACTTGAACGCTTCTTGGCAAAAACGCTAACCCATTGCAGTGCATGTCGCTGCTGGTGTATCTCACTTTGACTATCTGTTGCTCTGTGTCACATCAGTGTCGACAGGTTCGCGAGACCATGTCAGGCTGATATGTTGCTTTTAGTCCCAGCATCCTGGACGGGGGTTgcccgaaaaaaaagaacgagaaaaaaaaaaaaacgaaatgaaatTGAAACACGAATCTAATAAACAAAGGCTACTCGACACATATTCGAAATTTTGTATCTTCGTCCAACCCCTATACAGAACTGTCCGAGCATAAAGTGCCATCCTGCAGTTCGTTGCTGGTGCCAATACGAGACTTTGTAAACGTTTGGAACGCTGAACTTACTAACCTATGGAATAGCGTATACACATCGTAACCTGCGGGAGGCTGGACACTGTAATTTTCGGAATGTTCGGTTATGACCTTAAGAACGCTGCGCCTTGTAAGATTTGAAACCTTTAGGACACTGAACTTAACTTTTGGAACGGTTTACTTTTGTAGGTTTGAGAATGCAGGAATGGGCAGCCCGTGAGAATGCTAACGTAGGGAACGCTGGGTGTAATTGTAGCCTTGGAAACACAGGACCCTTTGAAGTACTGTACATTTAGAACCTTTATAACGCTGTGTTTGTAACACCCTTGGAACGCTAATATCGTACGTAACTGTTGGAACGGTCGAGCTTCTGGAAGTGTCGACATCGCAGCACGAACGTTGTAACCGCGGGCACGGAAGAGGACGCGAGCGCGACGAAAGTAGGTGTTGGCTTCGGTGCGTGCAACACTAGACAAGCGTCCACAGCGCGTCTGCTTAGGAGTTCTCTTCGTCCACTCTGCAAGGGCAGAGTCGCATAGCTGTACAGGAATACAGCCTACCGCATTTTTCCATTGCGTCCTACCAGTAGGCACGGTGCAGTGCGCTGGTTGGTGCAATCGTGAAAAGCACTAGCAGCCCACTGTATGCCATTCAGTTGGACGTTTATTTTCACCACGGCGTAAAGGGCGGTGCTGCCGACGACTGACCAAGAACTTAAGTTCCGCAACTATATGCTTACAGCTAAGCAACGTCTTTTCTTGACGGAGACCGGATTGTGCATAGCTATACGCGGTAAGCTGGACATTGGGACCTCTGGAGAGGCGAGCTTTACTAGCAGCTTTTCGAACGCATGGGCACATTTGTAAACTTTGAAACGCGCTGGCTCAGTGGCGTTCTGCTCCTGAGCACAGGCCGCGGGTTCGATTGCCAGCGGCAACGGCGGCATTCCTCCTCCACCGGAGTGTGCGGGCACGAACGACCCTGTATCGTGTGCTCCTCGTGTACGCGGTGGTGCagattattgaaaaaaaaaaaaaaaaaagaaacctttcgTATCGGTCTGCGTCATCCGTTCTTTTTCGACCATGTGGGTAAGTACATTCGGTTCTGTACTGACTAGGTGAAATGAACCAAATCTCAAATATAGCCTATGTGCTCCTTTGTGACGTTAAACCAAGTCAAATCAAGTCAACGAATCAAAATTTTCTGGCACTCTTAATTGCTTTAGGCACCACTACGCTGTGCAGAAGTTGAAACTCTTTCAGATTGTGAGCACTAATACCATACTGCGCTTTTTGATTGCCTGATGAGATAAAAGACATGTGCTGTGAATGAAGTGTATCGTGACTTCTGTCTgcaattccaaaaaaaaaaaaaaaaagaacgaatctCAGAAATCATTCAATAAGAACGTAGGACCGGCCTTAGCAGCTTTGGCGGTTGAATAGCATAGGATTTGACTTGCATGTAGGGCATACATGTATAAGCATCGTACTTTTATATAAATACATACAGAAAATCAGAcagcgaaaattcgcctggagtgtccgtataaatTATACCACGCTGTCATAAAATGCGCTTGCAAGCTCTTTTTATTGCACCACAGCACGCTGCCTAGCTTGCCGATTTGCGTCTCAGTATTACAAGATTAACAAAGTTGCACGCAATATCGACTTCGAGGACTAACCGATAGCACCACATTACGGTACATTGCACCGCAATGCAAGCGGTGACGTTCACCCTGCCACCCAACAGCATCGCTTCCAAAGAAGCTGGGTGTGGAACTCATGAAGGCAAAACAGTTAACGTAACACGAAAGTAATGTCGATGCATGCTTGCTCGTCACCAGCAGGAGACCTCAAATTTTAGCCTACGGCAAAATTGCTCAGCTAATAAGACGAATAATACAACAGAAGCGCGCGCTTCCATGGAAATCTGGGTTACGAGACGGAATCAATTTGAGGAATCTAAATCGCGCTGCCCGAACTCTTCCTTCAGCCACAGCTGGCAGCAGCAGACAACACGCGGCCAAGAATGTTGTTTTGGTCCGTGATTATTGCTGCGATTGGTCGCCTGTAGCATCACGTGCGCGCTCTACTCGCACCCATTGGCTCGTTCAAAAAGTCGTCATGGCaacgacattctttttttttttttaggtcctTGCGGGTCCGGAAGCAGACGACGTGCTTTCTTCTGAACAAGCAACGCCTGTTGTCATCAGCCGCGAGTGTCGAGGAAGACATTCGAAGCAGCGATAGcgcgaaataaagaaaaggaagagagacGAGCGTGTACTGGTTCAATGGTTCGAAGGCGCGTGCCTTTTCAGGTGCGAAAAACGCAAGATGACAGGTCTGGGACGCGCGGTTGGCGGTCTCCGAAGCGAGTTTCCAGAGCGAAGAGTTGTGTTGATTGTGTTGACGGCAGTAGTTCTTTCtcattccgttttttttttctttgtgtcgtCTAGCTTTCTGGGATCCTCGCGACTAGGTCAACACGTGATCGCCCGGCGCGACCCGGGCGGTCGTCATGGCTACGGCGTGCCGAGGAGCGGACGGGTCAAAGCGAGCAGACGACAAGGGAAACGCGACAGAAGCTAAGCGAGGTCGAAGGTCTGCGTGCCCAGAACCTCGGCGGCTGGTCGTCGCTGTAAACAAAAACAAGGCTAACtggacatccccccccccccccccccatgtcgcAGGGTCTGTGCGAACGAACCGTGCAACAAGGCTGCAGTTATACGAGGAACAAAATAACGAGAAACGACCCCGCCGCAAGTGAACATGAGCCACACGACGACCGCTTCAAGAAAGAGTTGCATTTTTTGCTGATCTCCGTTTAACGTTATTACACACACTACACAATTGCGCGGTTAGTACACTCGGTCCGAGCCAATGCAGCGCAtccatttgtttgttttttatgcgTTTGCAGCTTAACATGCATTGGAATGTTAAATGATGGGTTGGTCTGTTGGAAAAAATTGTTTTGCATTGAAGCTTCACGACACGCACCATTACGAAGACAGAGCATGCGTGCTTTCTTAAAATATAGGTGCGAAGCAAGCCAGCATATACGTGAAATAATTGTCTGTGAAAAGAAATATAGCATAAGTTTACGATGCATTGAAGAAGCCTAATTATATTTAGTACAACATGTCCATTGCAAAAATTATAACAGGTATCGTTGATTTTATTAAAGGTCGCATGAAAACGTCATTTAAGAGCGAAAACCCCCTCGTCTTATGCTTGCGGCATCGTAAGCTAATAGCCGTACAAATAATTTGTGCACCATGTTAAGCCTCAGTTACAAAATAATTTGCCATTTACTTAAAAACAATTATTGGGGCAACGCGCGAATAGTAATATGAAACTATATGGCGCGTATAGTGCGTGCTGCACAAATCGAGCAATATTCGCGCTACTTTGAAAATTTATTGCCTAAACAACTGCATGCAGTCGTACTAATAGCAcaaaatttttttaaacatttgtaGAACTTTCACTACTTCGGTCTTTGTGCTTATCAGTTTTAGAACAGCGGTATACAGTTGCCGTGCAAGAACACGTCTAAAAGACCGAAACCAAAGCTAGCAGCGCTGTCGGGATTGTCACATGACTATAACTAAGCTGGAACAAGCCAATCCAAGACTAGCTTGGCTTGCGCGAACTGCAGACGACCGTGCCGTAGCTGGCGCGGCGCATACTGTGGCTGTTGAAGTGTGTTTGCGTTGACTCATCGGAGTTACTGGAAACTAGGAACGCTTTAACTTACTTTTTCAGCCACGGACGTGTGTAGAAAGCGATCCTGACTTCAGTTGTGGCGGCCGAAAAGCGCGGCCGTGGTCACGCACCATGCGTTTGCCGAGCTTGAGCCAGTTGGTGCAGATCTCCGGCTGGACCGGAATCGGACTCGTCTGCACCACTTTCTTATTTAAGAACTACCTGGGTTATAAGATGACCGAGCTGGAGTACTACAAGATCGCCATGTCGACGCTTCGGGGAAATGCAGCTGCCATGAAACTCCTCGGCGAGCCGCTCAAGGAGCACCGCATCGACATCAGCGACACTACCAGCACCTCGACGCGACCGCACCGAGCTCAGATGAAAGTAATCATCCTTTCTTGACTCGAGCGGCGCGACTTGATTGACGTAGAGATTAACTGATCGGCAATGGGTGCTCACTGCGAAAGCGGTCAGAGGTGTCGAAATCCGTCAATTCTCAAAATTCACCGAATTCGAGTTTTGGCGACAGTGAATTCGGCAGAACTGTCGAACTGTGTTTTTAAAACAATGCGGATGAACAAATGCGATATCGTAGCGAAATGTGAGCGAACACaaagtagcagaaagcgcgctaTCTTCTTCTGCAGTTCTTCGAATACAAACGCTTATCGGTTTTGTAATAGAAGATCACAGATCATCCCCTTTTCGAAACCCTTCGACAGGGACTGAATTCACTGAATTAAGTAAATGCGACAGTCAATTCGACAATGAATTCACAATTTTTGCATTCACAAATTCAGTCACTGTCGAGAAAACGATGCGTACCAGCAAATGTGATCGCGTAGCGACATCTAGAGCGAGAACAAAGTAGCAGAAAGTGTACGATCTGGTTAGAATGCGCACCTTACCGTTTACATTCATAGGTGATCGAGTCACAGCTTCGACCTCTCATATATTCAGCCACCTTTCGACACATTTTGGTAGCGACTGAATCTGAATTCACTgaaatttattcattttttatacatactgcagcctcaatgaggctattgcaggaatGGGATGAACATCAAgcatacaaacatttataaacaagatagcgtgaattgtttcagtggtagtgaacggatgttgcccGCTATTGAATTCCAGGCTTCAATTGTTGATGGGAAAATCCTGTATTTAAAGGAATTAGTGTgggcaaaaaaggttgagatatttagagcgTGGTGACTCCTCATAGATgagaattgattaacgtgtgaaagaattttaggcattcaagtttgcgacgctctgcaagaggagtgagaccaagtGGGGGAAGGGAGTCAGACAGCGAAAAGTTCTCGTCATATCTCCGACAACCAAAcgcactactttttttttttttttttttgcaccgatTCTAGTTCTTTGACATCACAGTGCCTGTGTGGATACCATAAATACAGCCATATTGGAGGATGGGGCGAATAGAAATTTTATGTGTTAGAAGTTTAGTTTCTTCAGGAGCAAGATGCAGCGTacgatgtaagtaacctagtcttttaagggtcttgttgcgggtgacatcaatgtgttttgaccatgacaaatcgtgtgttagtaagacacctaaatatttgaattctAACACTGTATTTAAGGTAATATTATTAAAGGtataggcaaagaaggaagggcATGAGCGTAGTGTAAAGgacatggagac encodes:
- the LOC126517995 gene encoding uncharacterized protein, translated to MRLPSLSQLVQISGWTGIGLVCTTFLFKNYLGYKMTELEYYKIAMSTLRGNAAAMKLLGEPLKEHRIDISDTTSTSTRPHRAQMKVPVQGSKQRGELYLWAERHALDVPWELLRLELGLEAHKDKRLLVYYNPKYAMDYVKDFDVDVVPAVALDKSSDPHSSSSS